A genomic stretch from Candidatus Methylomirabilota bacterium includes:
- a CDS encoding integron integrase, protein MSEGALAATLAVREAGPAGAPKPRLLDRVRQAIRARHYSRRTEKTYVAWIRRYILFHGKRHPTEMGAAEATRFLTSLAVDGNVAASTQNQALSALLFLYRDVLEQDLPWLDNVVRAKGAQRLPVVLTRAEVRAVIQQLQGTPRLMVLLMYGAGLRLLECARLRVQDVDFASNQIVVRGGKGDKDRVTMLPGAVKADLARHLHGVQRQHERDLQCGAGWVELPWALARKYPNAGREWAWQWIFPATRFYVDRVTGQRRRHHLHESVLQRAVKEAARRAGIAKRATCHTFRHSFATHLLEDNHDIRTVQELLGHR, encoded by the coding sequence TTGTCGGAAGGCGCCCTCGCTGCCACACTCGCCGTCCGTGAGGCTGGCCCCGCCGGCGCGCCGAAGCCCCGACTCCTCGACCGGGTCCGCCAGGCCATCCGCGCCCGGCACTACAGCCGCCGCACAGAGAAGACCTACGTCGCGTGGATCCGCCGGTACATCTTGTTTCACGGCAAGCGTCATCCCACCGAGATGGGCGCGGCCGAGGCCACCCGGTTTCTGACCTCGCTGGCCGTCGATGGGAACGTGGCGGCCTCGACACAGAATCAGGCGCTGAGCGCCCTCCTGTTCCTTTATCGGGACGTCCTGGAACAGGACTTGCCATGGCTCGACAACGTGGTGCGGGCGAAGGGCGCGCAGCGGCTGCCCGTGGTGCTCACCCGCGCCGAGGTGCGGGCCGTCATCCAGCAGCTCCAGGGCACGCCGCGGCTGATGGTTCTCCTCATGTACGGTGCCGGGCTCCGCCTCCTCGAGTGCGCCCGGCTACGGGTCCAGGACGTCGACTTCGCGTCCAACCAGATCGTGGTCCGTGGGGGCAAGGGTGACAAGGATCGGGTCACCATGCTCCCCGGCGCCGTGAAGGCGGACCTGGCCCGGCACCTTCACGGGGTGCAACGGCAGCACGAGCGCGATCTGCAGTGCGGAGCCGGCTGGGTGGAACTCCCGTGGGCGCTCGCGCGCAAGTACCCGAACGCCGGGCGGGAATGGGCCTGGCAGTGGATCTTCCCGGCGACCCGTTTCTACGTGGACCGTGTCACCGGCCAGCGGCGCCGCCACCACCTGCACGAGTCCGTGCTGCAGCGGGCGGTGAAGGAGGCCGCGCGCCGCGCGGGCATCGCGAAGCGCGCGACCTGTCACACGTTTCGACACTCCTTCGCCACCCACCTGCTCGAGGACAACCACGACATCCGGACCGTTCAGGAGCTCCTCGGTCACCGGGA